From the genome of Chlorocebus sabaeus isolate Y175 chromosome 2, mChlSab1.0.hap1, whole genome shotgun sequence, one region includes:
- the BANF2 gene encoding barrier-to-autointegration factor-like protein: MDHMSPRLRAFLSEPIGEKDVCWVDGISHELAINLVTKGINKAYILLGQFLLMHKNEAEFQRWLICCCGATECEAQQSSNCLKEWCACFL; the protein is encoded by the exons ATGGACCacatgtctcccaggctgagagCCTTCCTCTCCGAACCCATTGGAGAAAAGGATGTCTGCTGGGTGGATGGCATCAGTCATGAGCTCGCAATCAATTTGGTCACCAAAGGTATCAACAAG GCCTACATCCTGCTGGGACAATTCCTTCTGATGCACAAGAATGAAGCCGAGTTTCAGAGGTGGCTCATCTGCTGTTGTGGTGCCACTGAGTGTGAGGCCCAGCAGAGTTCTAACTGCCTCAAGGAGTGGTGCGCCTGCTTCCTGTAG